From a region of the Arvicanthis niloticus isolate mArvNil1 chromosome 6, mArvNil1.pat.X, whole genome shotgun sequence genome:
- the Slc26a11 gene encoding sodium-independent sulfate anion transporter isoform X3, with protein sequence MAPGTRCCSGAVLRRRLPVLAWLPDYSLQWLRLDFIAGLSVGLTVIPQALAYAEVAGLPPQYGLYSAFMGCFVYFFLGTSRDVTLGPTAIMSLLVSFYTFREPAYAVLLAFLSGCLQLAMGLLHLGFLLDFISFPVIKGFTSAASITIGFGQIKNLLGLQNIPRQFFLQVYHTFLHIGETRVGDAILGLACMALLLVLKLMREHTPPPHPEMPLGVKFSRGLVWTVTTGKIAEGLPPVRIPPFSVTTDNKTISFSEMVQDMGAGLAVVPLMGLLESIAVAKSFASQNNYHIDANQELLAIGLTNVLGSLISAYPVTGSFGRTAVNAQTGVCTPAGGLVTGVLVLLSLDYLTSLFYYIPKSALAAVIVTAMAPLFDVKIFRRLWRVQRLDLLPLCVTFLLSFWEIQYGILAGTLVSLLILLHSIARPKTQVSEGQILVVQLASGLHFPAIDALREAITKRALEASPPRCAVLECTHVSSIDYTVTVGLGELLEDFQKKGVTLAFVGLQVPVLRTLLAADLKGFRYFTTLEEAEKFLLQEPETQPYTIHEDAAPEHRSSLLKSPSGP encoded by the exons ATGGCACCAGGCACGCGCTGCTGTTCTGGTGCAGTCCTGAGGAGGAGGCTACCCGTCCTGGCCTGGCTGCCTGACTACTCTCTGCAGTGGCTGAGGCTAGACTTCATCGCTGGACTCTCCGTGGGACTCACCGTCATCCCCCAGGCCCTGGCCTATGCAGAAGTGGCTGGACTCCCACCCCAG TATGGTCTCTACTCTGCCTTCATGGGATGCTTCGTGTATTTCTTCCTGGGCACCTCCCGGGATGTGACGCTGGGCCCCACGGCTATCATGTCTCTCCTTGTGTCTTTCTACACCTTCCGTGAACCTGCCTACGCCGTGCTGCTCGCCTTCCTGTCTGGGTGTCTCCAGCTGGCCATGGGGCTCCTGCATTTGG GGTTCCTGCTGGACTTCATCTCCTTCCCTGTCATTAAAGGCTTCACCTCCGCTGCCAGCATCACAATTGGCTTTGGACAGATCAAG AACCTGCTGGGATTGCAGAACATCCCCCGTCAATTCTTCCTCCAGGTGTACCACACCTTCCTCCACATCGGAGAGACCAG GGTGGGCGACGCCATCCTGGGACTGGCCTGCATGGCACTGCTGCTTGTGCTGAAACTCATGCGGGAACACACGCCTCCGCCCCATCCTGAGATGCCCCTTGGTGTGAAGTTCAGCCGTGGGCTGGTGTGGACTGTCACAACAG GAAAGATTGCTGAGGGGCTCCCTCCTGTGCGGATCCCACCCTTCTCAGTGACCACAGACAATAAGACCATCTCGTTCTCTGAGATGGTGCAG GACATGGGGGCCGGACTGGCTGTGGTGCCTCTGATGGGCCTCCTGGAGAGCATTGCCGTGGCCAAATCCTTCG CTTCTCAGAATAACTACCACATTGATGCCAACCAGGAACTTCTGGCCATTG GCCTCACCAATGTGCTGGGCTCCCTCATCTCTGCTTACCCAGTCACTGGCAGCTTTGGGCG GACAGCTGTGAATGCCCAGACAGGCGTGTGTACCCCGGCAGGAGGCCTGGTGACTG GTGTCCTGGTGCTGCTGTCTCTGGACTACTTGACCTCACTCTTCTACTATATCCCCAAGTCTGCACTGGCTGCCGTGATCGTCACCGCCATGGCCCCGCTCTTTGACGTCAAGATCTTCAGGAGGCTCTGGCGTGTTCAGA GGCTGGATCTGCTACCACTCTGCGTGACATTCCTGCTGTCCTTCTGGGAGATCCAGTACGGTATCCTGGCTGGGACCCTGGTGTCTTTGCTCATTCTCCTGCATTCTATAGCTAGGCCCAAGACCCAG GTGTCAGAGGGACAAATTCTTGTTGTCCAGCTGGCCAGCGGCCTGCACTTCCCTGCAATTGATGCCCTCCGAGAAGCAATAACAAAGCGGGCACTGGAAG CGTCCCCACCACGTTGCGCGGTTCTGGAGTGCACGCATGTCAGCAGTATAGACTACACTGTGACTGTGGGACTCGGCGAGCTCCTGGAGGACTTCCAGAAGAAAGGTGTCACCCTGGCCTTTGTTGGACTACAG GTGCCGGTGCTCCGAACACTGTTGGCCGCTGACCTCAAGGGGTTCCGGTACTTCACCACTCTGGAGGAGGCTG AGAAATTCCTGCTGCAGGAACCGGAGACTCAGCCCTACACAATTCACGAAGACGCTGCCCCAGAGCACAGGAGCTCCCTGCTGAAGTCTCCCTCCGGCCCCTGA
- the Slc26a11 gene encoding sodium-independent sulfate anion transporter isoform X2: MAPGTRCCSGAVLRRRLPVLAWLPDYSLQWLRLDFIAGLSVGLTVIPQALAYAEVAGLPPQYGLYSAFMGCFVYFFLGTSRDVTLGPTAIMSLLVSFYTFREPAYAVLLAFLSGCLQLAMGLLHLGFLLDFISFPVIKGFTSAASITIGFGQIKNLLGLQNIPRQFFLQVYHTFLHIGETRVGDAILGLACMALLLVLKLMREHTPPPHPEMPLGVKFSRGLVWTVTTARNALVVSFAALIAYAFEVTGSHPFILTGKIAEGLPPVRIPPFSVTTDNKTISFSEMVQDMGAGLAVVPLMGLLESIAVAKSFASQNNYHIDANQELLAIGLTNVLGSLISAYPVTGSFGRTAVNAQTGVCTPAGGLVTGVLVLLSLDYLTSLFYYIPKSALAAVIVTAMAPLFDVKIFRRLWRVQRLDLLPLCVTFLLSFWEIQYGILAGTLVSLLILLHSIARPKTQVSEGQILVVQLASGLHFPAIDALREAITKRALEASPPRCAVLECTHVSSIDYTVTVGLGELLEDFQKKGVTLAFVGLQVPVLRTLLAADLKGFRYFTTLEEAEKFLLQEPETQPYTIHEDAAPEHRSSLLKSPSGP; this comes from the exons ATGGCACCAGGCACGCGCTGCTGTTCTGGTGCAGTCCTGAGGAGGAGGCTACCCGTCCTGGCCTGGCTGCCTGACTACTCTCTGCAGTGGCTGAGGCTAGACTTCATCGCTGGACTCTCCGTGGGACTCACCGTCATCCCCCAGGCCCTGGCCTATGCAGAAGTGGCTGGACTCCCACCCCAG TATGGTCTCTACTCTGCCTTCATGGGATGCTTCGTGTATTTCTTCCTGGGCACCTCCCGGGATGTGACGCTGGGCCCCACGGCTATCATGTCTCTCCTTGTGTCTTTCTACACCTTCCGTGAACCTGCCTACGCCGTGCTGCTCGCCTTCCTGTCTGGGTGTCTCCAGCTGGCCATGGGGCTCCTGCATTTGG GGTTCCTGCTGGACTTCATCTCCTTCCCTGTCATTAAAGGCTTCACCTCCGCTGCCAGCATCACAATTGGCTTTGGACAGATCAAG AACCTGCTGGGATTGCAGAACATCCCCCGTCAATTCTTCCTCCAGGTGTACCACACCTTCCTCCACATCGGAGAGACCAG GGTGGGCGACGCCATCCTGGGACTGGCCTGCATGGCACTGCTGCTTGTGCTGAAACTCATGCGGGAACACACGCCTCCGCCCCATCCTGAGATGCCCCTTGGTGTGAAGTTCAGCCGTGGGCTGGTGTGGACTGTCACAACAG CTCGTAACGCCCTGGTGGTCTCCTTTGCGGCCCTGATTGCTTATGCCTTCGAGGTGACAGGATCCCATCCGTTCATTCTGACAGGAAAGATTGCTGAGGGGCTCCCTCCTGTGCGGATCCCACCCTTCTCAGTGACCACAGACAATAAGACCATCTCGTTCTCTGAGATGGTGCAG GACATGGGGGCCGGACTGGCTGTGGTGCCTCTGATGGGCCTCCTGGAGAGCATTGCCGTGGCCAAATCCTTCG CTTCTCAGAATAACTACCACATTGATGCCAACCAGGAACTTCTGGCCATTG GCCTCACCAATGTGCTGGGCTCCCTCATCTCTGCTTACCCAGTCACTGGCAGCTTTGGGCG GACAGCTGTGAATGCCCAGACAGGCGTGTGTACCCCGGCAGGAGGCCTGGTGACTG GTGTCCTGGTGCTGCTGTCTCTGGACTACTTGACCTCACTCTTCTACTATATCCCCAAGTCTGCACTGGCTGCCGTGATCGTCACCGCCATGGCCCCGCTCTTTGACGTCAAGATCTTCAGGAGGCTCTGGCGTGTTCAGA GGCTGGATCTGCTACCACTCTGCGTGACATTCCTGCTGTCCTTCTGGGAGATCCAGTACGGTATCCTGGCTGGGACCCTGGTGTCTTTGCTCATTCTCCTGCATTCTATAGCTAGGCCCAAGACCCAG GTGTCAGAGGGACAAATTCTTGTTGTCCAGCTGGCCAGCGGCCTGCACTTCCCTGCAATTGATGCCCTCCGAGAAGCAATAACAAAGCGGGCACTGGAAG CGTCCCCACCACGTTGCGCGGTTCTGGAGTGCACGCATGTCAGCAGTATAGACTACACTGTGACTGTGGGACTCGGCGAGCTCCTGGAGGACTTCCAGAAGAAAGGTGTCACCCTGGCCTTTGTTGGACTACAG GTGCCGGTGCTCCGAACACTGTTGGCCGCTGACCTCAAGGGGTTCCGGTACTTCACCACTCTGGAGGAGGCTG AGAAATTCCTGCTGCAGGAACCGGAGACTCAGCCCTACACAATTCACGAAGACGCTGCCCCAGAGCACAGGAGCTCCCTGCTGAAGTCTCCCTCCGGCCCCTGA
- the Slc26a11 gene encoding sodium-independent sulfate anion transporter isoform X1, translating into MLPMPSSVKDLGQARSPSLNMAPGTRCCSGAVLRRRLPVLAWLPDYSLQWLRLDFIAGLSVGLTVIPQALAYAEVAGLPPQYGLYSAFMGCFVYFFLGTSRDVTLGPTAIMSLLVSFYTFREPAYAVLLAFLSGCLQLAMGLLHLGFLLDFISFPVIKGFTSAASITIGFGQIKNLLGLQNIPRQFFLQVYHTFLHIGETRVGDAILGLACMALLLVLKLMREHTPPPHPEMPLGVKFSRGLVWTVTTARNALVVSFAALIAYAFEVTGSHPFILTGKIAEGLPPVRIPPFSVTTDNKTISFSEMVQDMGAGLAVVPLMGLLESIAVAKSFASQNNYHIDANQELLAIGLTNVLGSLISAYPVTGSFGRTAVNAQTGVCTPAGGLVTGVLVLLSLDYLTSLFYYIPKSALAAVIVTAMAPLFDVKIFRRLWRVQRLDLLPLCVTFLLSFWEIQYGILAGTLVSLLILLHSIARPKTQVSEGQILVVQLASGLHFPAIDALREAITKRALEASPPRCAVLECTHVSSIDYTVTVGLGELLEDFQKKGVTLAFVGLQVPVLRTLLAADLKGFRYFTTLEEAEKFLLQEPETQPYTIHEDAAPEHRSSLLKSPSGP; encoded by the exons ATGTTACCCATGCCCAGCTCTGTAAAAGATCTGGGTCAGGCCAGATCGCCCAGCCTGAACATGGCACCAGGCACGCGCTGCTGTTCTGGTGCAGTCCTGAGGAGGAGGCTACCCGTCCTGGCCTGGCTGCCTGACTACTCTCTGCAGTGGCTGAGGCTAGACTTCATCGCTGGACTCTCCGTGGGACTCACCGTCATCCCCCAGGCCCTGGCCTATGCAGAAGTGGCTGGACTCCCACCCCAG TATGGTCTCTACTCTGCCTTCATGGGATGCTTCGTGTATTTCTTCCTGGGCACCTCCCGGGATGTGACGCTGGGCCCCACGGCTATCATGTCTCTCCTTGTGTCTTTCTACACCTTCCGTGAACCTGCCTACGCCGTGCTGCTCGCCTTCCTGTCTGGGTGTCTCCAGCTGGCCATGGGGCTCCTGCATTTGG GGTTCCTGCTGGACTTCATCTCCTTCCCTGTCATTAAAGGCTTCACCTCCGCTGCCAGCATCACAATTGGCTTTGGACAGATCAAG AACCTGCTGGGATTGCAGAACATCCCCCGTCAATTCTTCCTCCAGGTGTACCACACCTTCCTCCACATCGGAGAGACCAG GGTGGGCGACGCCATCCTGGGACTGGCCTGCATGGCACTGCTGCTTGTGCTGAAACTCATGCGGGAACACACGCCTCCGCCCCATCCTGAGATGCCCCTTGGTGTGAAGTTCAGCCGTGGGCTGGTGTGGACTGTCACAACAG CTCGTAACGCCCTGGTGGTCTCCTTTGCGGCCCTGATTGCTTATGCCTTCGAGGTGACAGGATCCCATCCGTTCATTCTGACAGGAAAGATTGCTGAGGGGCTCCCTCCTGTGCGGATCCCACCCTTCTCAGTGACCACAGACAATAAGACCATCTCGTTCTCTGAGATGGTGCAG GACATGGGGGCCGGACTGGCTGTGGTGCCTCTGATGGGCCTCCTGGAGAGCATTGCCGTGGCCAAATCCTTCG CTTCTCAGAATAACTACCACATTGATGCCAACCAGGAACTTCTGGCCATTG GCCTCACCAATGTGCTGGGCTCCCTCATCTCTGCTTACCCAGTCACTGGCAGCTTTGGGCG GACAGCTGTGAATGCCCAGACAGGCGTGTGTACCCCGGCAGGAGGCCTGGTGACTG GTGTCCTGGTGCTGCTGTCTCTGGACTACTTGACCTCACTCTTCTACTATATCCCCAAGTCTGCACTGGCTGCCGTGATCGTCACCGCCATGGCCCCGCTCTTTGACGTCAAGATCTTCAGGAGGCTCTGGCGTGTTCAGA GGCTGGATCTGCTACCACTCTGCGTGACATTCCTGCTGTCCTTCTGGGAGATCCAGTACGGTATCCTGGCTGGGACCCTGGTGTCTTTGCTCATTCTCCTGCATTCTATAGCTAGGCCCAAGACCCAG GTGTCAGAGGGACAAATTCTTGTTGTCCAGCTGGCCAGCGGCCTGCACTTCCCTGCAATTGATGCCCTCCGAGAAGCAATAACAAAGCGGGCACTGGAAG CGTCCCCACCACGTTGCGCGGTTCTGGAGTGCACGCATGTCAGCAGTATAGACTACACTGTGACTGTGGGACTCGGCGAGCTCCTGGAGGACTTCCAGAAGAAAGGTGTCACCCTGGCCTTTGTTGGACTACAG GTGCCGGTGCTCCGAACACTGTTGGCCGCTGACCTCAAGGGGTTCCGGTACTTCACCACTCTGGAGGAGGCTG AGAAATTCCTGCTGCAGGAACCGGAGACTCAGCCCTACACAATTCACGAAGACGCTGCCCCAGAGCACAGGAGCTCCCTGCTGAAGTCTCCCTCCGGCCCCTGA
- the Sgsh gene encoding N-sulfoglucosamine sulfohydrolase isoform X4, producing the protein MHRPGLAFCIVLLVLGRHCGARSRNVLLIVADDGGFESGVYNNTAIATPHLDALARHSLIFRNAFTSVSSCSPSRASLLTGLPQHQNGMYGLHQDVHHFNSFDKVQSLPLLLSQAGVRTGIIGKKHVGPETVYPFDFAFTEENSSVMQVGRNITRIKQLVRKFLQTQDDRPFFLYVAFHDPHRCGHSQPQYGTFCEKFGNGETGMGSIPDWKPQIYDPQDVKVPYFVPDTPAARADLAAQYTTIGRMDQGVGLVLQELRGAGVLNDTLIIFTSDNGIPFPSGRTNLYWPGTAEPLLVSSPEHPERWGQTSPPPSWTGSPFRTPATPSLAQRRSSSQADPSCLHWRRSPFGPLSSAARATTRSPCPTPCAPCTTRTSTSFTTSASRCHFPSTKISTSPRPSRTS; encoded by the exons ATGCACCGCCCGGGACTGGCCTTCTGCATAGTGCTGTTGGTCCTGGGACGACACTGCGGCGCGCGCTCGCGCAACGTGCTGCTGATAGTTG CGGATGACGGAGGCTTTGAGAGCGGTGTATACAACAACACCGCCATCGCCACCCCTCACCTGGATGCCCTGGCCCGCCACAGTCTTATCTTCCGTAATGCCTTCACATCGGTCAGCAGCTGTTCCCCCAGCCGTGCCAGCCTCCTCACCGGCCTGCCCCAG CATCAGAACGGCATGTATGGACTGCACCAGGATGTACATCACTTCAACTCTTTCGACAAGGTACAGAGCCTGCCGCTGCTGCTCAGCCAGGCCGGAGTGCGCACAG GCATCATTGGGAAGAAGCATGTGGGTCCGGAGACGGTGTACCCCTTCGACTTTGCCTTCACAGAGGAGAACAGCTCTGTGATGCAGGTGGGGCGGAACATCACTAGGATCAAGCAACTGGTCCGGAAATTTCTGCAGACTCAGGATGACAG GCCCTTCTTCCTCTACGTGGCCTTCCATGACCCCCACCGCTGTGGCCACTCCCAGCCCCAGTATGGAACCTTCTGTGAGAAGTTTGGGAACGGGGAGACTGGCATGGGGAGCATTCCagactggaagccccagatcTACGACCCTCAGGATGTGAAG GTGCCCTACTTTGTCCCAGACACACCAGCAGCCCGAGCTGACCTAGCTGCTCAGTACACCACCATCGGGCGGATGGACCAAG gGGTAGGACTGGTGCTCCAGGAGCTGCGAGGTGCCGGTGTGCTGAATGATACCCTCATCATCTTCACATCCGACAATGGGATCCCCTTCCCCAGTGGCAGGACCAACCTGTACTGGCCTGGTACAGCTGAGCCTTTGTTGGTGTCATCTCCAGAGCACCCAGAACGCTGGGGCCAG ACCTCACCCCCACCATCCTGGACTGGTTCTCCATTCCGTACCCCAGCTACGCCATCTTTGGCTCAAAGACGATCCAGCTCACAGGCCGATCCCTCCTGCCTGCATTGGAGGCGGAGCCCCTTTGGGCCACTGTCTTCAGCAGCCAGAGCCACCACGAGGTCACCATGTCCTACCCCATGCGCTCCGTGTACCACCAGAACTTCCACCTCATTCACAACCTCAGCTTCAAGATGCCATTTCCCATCGACCAAGATTTCTACGTCTCCCCGACCTTCCAGGACCTCCTGA
- the Sgsh gene encoding N-sulfoglucosamine sulfohydrolase isoform X1 — protein MHRPGLAFCIVLLVLGRHCGARSRNVLLIVADDGGFESGVYNNTAIATPHLDALARHSLIFRNAFTSVSSCSPSRASLLTGLPQHQNGMYGLHQDVHHFNSFDKVQSLPLLLSQAGVRTGIIGKKHVGPETVYPFDFAFTEENSSVMQVGRNITRIKQLVRKFLQTQDDRPFFLYVAFHDPHRCGHSQPQYGTFCEKFGNGETGMGSIPDWKPQIYDPQDVKVPYFVPDTPAARADLAAQYTTIGRMDQGVGLVLQELRGAGVLNDTLIIFTSDNGIPFPSGRTNLYWPGTAEPLLVSSPEHPERWGQVSDAYVSLLDLTPTILDWFSIPYPSYAIFGSKTIQLTGRSLLPALEAEPLWATVFSSQSHHEVTMSYPMRSVYHQNFHLIHNLSFKMPFPIDQDFYVSPTFQDLLNRTTAGQPTGWYKDLHHYYYRERWELYDVSRDPRETRNLAADPEFAQVLDMLKSRLVKWQWDTHDPWVCAPDGVLEEKLTPQCRPLHNEL, from the exons ATGCACCGCCCGGGACTGGCCTTCTGCATAGTGCTGTTGGTCCTGGGACGACACTGCGGCGCGCGCTCGCGCAACGTGCTGCTGATAGTTG CGGATGACGGAGGCTTTGAGAGCGGTGTATACAACAACACCGCCATCGCCACCCCTCACCTGGATGCCCTGGCCCGCCACAGTCTTATCTTCCGTAATGCCTTCACATCGGTCAGCAGCTGTTCCCCCAGCCGTGCCAGCCTCCTCACCGGCCTGCCCCAG CATCAGAACGGCATGTATGGACTGCACCAGGATGTACATCACTTCAACTCTTTCGACAAGGTACAGAGCCTGCCGCTGCTGCTCAGCCAGGCCGGAGTGCGCACAG GCATCATTGGGAAGAAGCATGTGGGTCCGGAGACGGTGTACCCCTTCGACTTTGCCTTCACAGAGGAGAACAGCTCTGTGATGCAGGTGGGGCGGAACATCACTAGGATCAAGCAACTGGTCCGGAAATTTCTGCAGACTCAGGATGACAG GCCCTTCTTCCTCTACGTGGCCTTCCATGACCCCCACCGCTGTGGCCACTCCCAGCCCCAGTATGGAACCTTCTGTGAGAAGTTTGGGAACGGGGAGACTGGCATGGGGAGCATTCCagactggaagccccagatcTACGACCCTCAGGATGTGAAG GTGCCCTACTTTGTCCCAGACACACCAGCAGCCCGAGCTGACCTAGCTGCTCAGTACACCACCATCGGGCGGATGGACCAAG gGGTAGGACTGGTGCTCCAGGAGCTGCGAGGTGCCGGTGTGCTGAATGATACCCTCATCATCTTCACATCCGACAATGGGATCCCCTTCCCCAGTGGCAGGACCAACCTGTACTGGCCTGGTACAGCTGAGCCTTTGTTGGTGTCATCTCCAGAGCACCCAGAACGCTGGGGCCAGGTCAGCGACGCCTACGTGAGCCTTCTAG ACCTCACCCCCACCATCCTGGACTGGTTCTCCATTCCGTACCCCAGCTACGCCATCTTTGGCTCAAAGACGATCCAGCTCACAGGCCGATCCCTCCTGCCTGCATTGGAGGCGGAGCCCCTTTGGGCCACTGTCTTCAGCAGCCAGAGCCACCACGAGGTCACCATGTCCTACCCCATGCGCTCCGTGTACCACCAGAACTTCCACCTCATTCACAACCTCAGCTTCAAGATGCCATTTCCCATCGACCAAGATTTCTACGTCTCCCCGACCTTCCAGGACCTCCTGAACCGCACCACAGCAGGCCAGCCCACGGGCTGGTACAAGGATCTCCACCATTACTACTACCGGGAACGCTGGGAACTCTATGATGTCAGCCGGGACCCTCGAGAGACACGGAACCTGGCCGCCGACCCAGAGTTTGCCCAGGTGCTGGACATGCTGAAGTCCCGGCTTGTCAAGTGGCAGTGGGACACACACGACCCCTGGGTGTGCGCCCCTGATGGGGTCCTGGAGGAAAAGCTCACGCCTCAGTGCCGACCTCTTCACAATGAGCTCTGA
- the Sgsh gene encoding N-sulfoglucosamine sulfohydrolase isoform X2, whose product MIYNCCVHTTDDGGFESGVYNNTAIATPHLDALARHSLIFRNAFTSVSSCSPSRASLLTGLPQHQNGMYGLHQDVHHFNSFDKVQSLPLLLSQAGVRTGIIGKKHVGPETVYPFDFAFTEENSSVMQVGRNITRIKQLVRKFLQTQDDRPFFLYVAFHDPHRCGHSQPQYGTFCEKFGNGETGMGSIPDWKPQIYDPQDVKVPYFVPDTPAARADLAAQYTTIGRMDQGVGLVLQELRGAGVLNDTLIIFTSDNGIPFPSGRTNLYWPGTAEPLLVSSPEHPERWGQVSDAYVSLLDLTPTILDWFSIPYPSYAIFGSKTIQLTGRSLLPALEAEPLWATVFSSQSHHEVTMSYPMRSVYHQNFHLIHNLSFKMPFPIDQDFYVSPTFQDLLNRTTAGQPTGWYKDLHHYYYRERWELYDVSRDPRETRNLAADPEFAQVLDMLKSRLVKWQWDTHDPWVCAPDGVLEEKLTPQCRPLHNEL is encoded by the exons ATGATCTATAACTGTTGTGTGCATACAA CGGATGACGGAGGCTTTGAGAGCGGTGTATACAACAACACCGCCATCGCCACCCCTCACCTGGATGCCCTGGCCCGCCACAGTCTTATCTTCCGTAATGCCTTCACATCGGTCAGCAGCTGTTCCCCCAGCCGTGCCAGCCTCCTCACCGGCCTGCCCCAG CATCAGAACGGCATGTATGGACTGCACCAGGATGTACATCACTTCAACTCTTTCGACAAGGTACAGAGCCTGCCGCTGCTGCTCAGCCAGGCCGGAGTGCGCACAG GCATCATTGGGAAGAAGCATGTGGGTCCGGAGACGGTGTACCCCTTCGACTTTGCCTTCACAGAGGAGAACAGCTCTGTGATGCAGGTGGGGCGGAACATCACTAGGATCAAGCAACTGGTCCGGAAATTTCTGCAGACTCAGGATGACAG GCCCTTCTTCCTCTACGTGGCCTTCCATGACCCCCACCGCTGTGGCCACTCCCAGCCCCAGTATGGAACCTTCTGTGAGAAGTTTGGGAACGGGGAGACTGGCATGGGGAGCATTCCagactggaagccccagatcTACGACCCTCAGGATGTGAAG GTGCCCTACTTTGTCCCAGACACACCAGCAGCCCGAGCTGACCTAGCTGCTCAGTACACCACCATCGGGCGGATGGACCAAG gGGTAGGACTGGTGCTCCAGGAGCTGCGAGGTGCCGGTGTGCTGAATGATACCCTCATCATCTTCACATCCGACAATGGGATCCCCTTCCCCAGTGGCAGGACCAACCTGTACTGGCCTGGTACAGCTGAGCCTTTGTTGGTGTCATCTCCAGAGCACCCAGAACGCTGGGGCCAGGTCAGCGACGCCTACGTGAGCCTTCTAG ACCTCACCCCCACCATCCTGGACTGGTTCTCCATTCCGTACCCCAGCTACGCCATCTTTGGCTCAAAGACGATCCAGCTCACAGGCCGATCCCTCCTGCCTGCATTGGAGGCGGAGCCCCTTTGGGCCACTGTCTTCAGCAGCCAGAGCCACCACGAGGTCACCATGTCCTACCCCATGCGCTCCGTGTACCACCAGAACTTCCACCTCATTCACAACCTCAGCTTCAAGATGCCATTTCCCATCGACCAAGATTTCTACGTCTCCCCGACCTTCCAGGACCTCCTGAACCGCACCACAGCAGGCCAGCCCACGGGCTGGTACAAGGATCTCCACCATTACTACTACCGGGAACGCTGGGAACTCTATGATGTCAGCCGGGACCCTCGAGAGACACGGAACCTGGCCGCCGACCCAGAGTTTGCCCAGGTGCTGGACATGCTGAAGTCCCGGCTTGTCAAGTGGCAGTGGGACACACACGACCCCTGGGTGTGCGCCCCTGATGGGGTCCTGGAGGAAAAGCTCACGCCTCAGTGCCGACCTCTTCACAATGAGCTCTGA
- the Sgsh gene encoding N-sulfoglucosamine sulfohydrolase isoform X3 → MYGLHQDVHHFNSFDKVQSLPLLLSQAGVRTGIIGKKHVGPETVYPFDFAFTEENSSVMQVGRNITRIKQLVRKFLQTQDDRPFFLYVAFHDPHRCGHSQPQYGTFCEKFGNGETGMGSIPDWKPQIYDPQDVKVPYFVPDTPAARADLAAQYTTIGRMDQGVGLVLQELRGAGVLNDTLIIFTSDNGIPFPSGRTNLYWPGTAEPLLVSSPEHPERWGQVSDAYVSLLDLTPTILDWFSIPYPSYAIFGSKTIQLTGRSLLPALEAEPLWATVFSSQSHHEVTMSYPMRSVYHQNFHLIHNLSFKMPFPIDQDFYVSPTFQDLLNRTTAGQPTGWYKDLHHYYYRERWELYDVSRDPRETRNLAADPEFAQVLDMLKSRLVKWQWDTHDPWVCAPDGVLEEKLTPQCRPLHNEL, encoded by the exons ATGTATGGACTGCACCAGGATGTACATCACTTCAACTCTTTCGACAAGGTACAGAGCCTGCCGCTGCTGCTCAGCCAGGCCGGAGTGCGCACAG GCATCATTGGGAAGAAGCATGTGGGTCCGGAGACGGTGTACCCCTTCGACTTTGCCTTCACAGAGGAGAACAGCTCTGTGATGCAGGTGGGGCGGAACATCACTAGGATCAAGCAACTGGTCCGGAAATTTCTGCAGACTCAGGATGACAG GCCCTTCTTCCTCTACGTGGCCTTCCATGACCCCCACCGCTGTGGCCACTCCCAGCCCCAGTATGGAACCTTCTGTGAGAAGTTTGGGAACGGGGAGACTGGCATGGGGAGCATTCCagactggaagccccagatcTACGACCCTCAGGATGTGAAG GTGCCCTACTTTGTCCCAGACACACCAGCAGCCCGAGCTGACCTAGCTGCTCAGTACACCACCATCGGGCGGATGGACCAAG gGGTAGGACTGGTGCTCCAGGAGCTGCGAGGTGCCGGTGTGCTGAATGATACCCTCATCATCTTCACATCCGACAATGGGATCCCCTTCCCCAGTGGCAGGACCAACCTGTACTGGCCTGGTACAGCTGAGCCTTTGTTGGTGTCATCTCCAGAGCACCCAGAACGCTGGGGCCAGGTCAGCGACGCCTACGTGAGCCTTCTAG ACCTCACCCCCACCATCCTGGACTGGTTCTCCATTCCGTACCCCAGCTACGCCATCTTTGGCTCAAAGACGATCCAGCTCACAGGCCGATCCCTCCTGCCTGCATTGGAGGCGGAGCCCCTTTGGGCCACTGTCTTCAGCAGCCAGAGCCACCACGAGGTCACCATGTCCTACCCCATGCGCTCCGTGTACCACCAGAACTTCCACCTCATTCACAACCTCAGCTTCAAGATGCCATTTCCCATCGACCAAGATTTCTACGTCTCCCCGACCTTCCAGGACCTCCTGAACCGCACCACAGCAGGCCAGCCCACGGGCTGGTACAAGGATCTCCACCATTACTACTACCGGGAACGCTGGGAACTCTATGATGTCAGCCGGGACCCTCGAGAGACACGGAACCTGGCCGCCGACCCAGAGTTTGCCCAGGTGCTGGACATGCTGAAGTCCCGGCTTGTCAAGTGGCAGTGGGACACACACGACCCCTGGGTGTGCGCCCCTGATGGGGTCCTGGAGGAAAAGCTCACGCCTCAGTGCCGACCTCTTCACAATGAGCTCTGA